Proteins encoded within one genomic window of Humulus lupulus chromosome 1, drHumLupu1.1, whole genome shotgun sequence:
- the LOC133814221 gene encoding uncharacterized protein LOC133814221, whose amino-acid sequence MGDLDGIGEHIRTYLTNEVGLENFTRLYSANNRYSTMTSNIAESINRAIKEVRELLVATSNMFVFTVHDEETEYIVNMENKTCNCQRFQCDDMPCSYAMAVIIHKNLNCYKYVSYYYKTDAYIATYEDSILPLGDHRSWELPQEILEHYILPPVLKCCPSRPKKTRYKGFNEPTVYRTCNRCELKGHTRRTCRNKPLLKPTKGRK is encoded by the exons ATGGGTGATCTTGATGGAATAGGCGAGCATATACGTACATACTTGACCAATGAAGTTGGGTTAGAGAATTTCACAAGGCTTTATAGTGCCAACAACAGATACTCCACCATGACTTCAAACATAGCAGAATCGATCAACAGGGCTATCAAAGAGGTCAGGGAATTGCTT GTTGCAACATCAAATATGTTCGTCTTTACAGTTCATGATGAAGAAACAGAGTACATAGTCAACATGGAGAACAAAACATGCAATTGTCAAAGATTCCAATGCGATGACATGCCATGTTCATATGCAATGGCAGTGATCATACATAAAAATCTGAACTGCTACAAATATGTCTCTTACTACTACAAAACAGATGCATACATTGCAACCTATGAGGATTCAATACTACCTTTAGGAGACCACCGTTCATGGGAGTTGCCACAAGAGATATTGGAGCATTACATTCTACCACCAGTTTTAAAGTGTTGTCCCAGTCGGCCTAAGAAAACAAGATACAAGGGTTTCAATGAGCCAACGGTTTATAGAACTTGCAATCGATGTGAATTGAAGGGTCACACCAGAAGAACATGCAGAAACAAACCACTGCTCAAGCCTACGAAAGGAAGAAAATAg